Proteins from a single region of Flaviflexus salsibiostraticola:
- the tig gene encoding trigger factor translates to MKSNVEKLEPTRVKITAEVEYEELKPAVEAAAKKLSQQINIPGFRRGKVPTRVLESRIGRPAIVEQAVNDSLDGYYQSAIAEHELAPMGPPEVDITQWPNMEGTPGGTLVVEISVDTRPEITLPEFSDITVTVEKPVVTDEDVETRLTEMRERFATLKSVERAVEPKDYVSIDMEAKIGDEVVDSVSGISYQLGSGQLLEGIDEALEGLQAGETATFSSTLAGGEHEGEEAEVTVTVQSVKESELPEADDDFAQLASEFDTLDEFKADLRETAEKDKTTEVVYSARDLLLEELNKLVEVPVPARVIDAEIKRHLEAEGKEEGDPHGDEIREDTEKGFRDQMILEAVSEKLDVTIGQDELLEFMVQQAQMYGMDPNQFLQAAVQTNQVSAFAGELTRNKALILALREVKVVDTDGEPVDVTSVIDENEDAVEENAKAAAAVAEEPADVTVDADETPAADETPAEESADEPAEAEEKPKKAPAKKAPAKKAPAKKAPAKKAEKADEEAEKAPAKKAPAKKAPAKKAPAKKTEKVDEDEK, encoded by the coding sequence GTGAAGAGCAATGTTGAAAAGCTCGAGCCGACCCGGGTGAAGATCACCGCGGAGGTTGAGTATGAGGAGCTGAAGCCGGCCGTCGAGGCGGCGGCGAAGAAGCTGAGCCAGCAGATCAACATCCCCGGATTCCGTCGTGGCAAGGTCCCGACGCGCGTCCTGGAGAGCCGGATCGGCCGCCCCGCCATCGTCGAGCAGGCAGTCAACGATTCCCTCGATGGCTACTACCAGTCCGCGATCGCCGAGCACGAGCTCGCGCCGATGGGCCCGCCCGAGGTCGACATCACCCAGTGGCCGAACATGGAGGGCACGCCCGGCGGCACGCTGGTCGTCGAGATCTCCGTCGACACCCGCCCCGAGATCACTCTGCCCGAGTTCTCCGACATCACCGTGACCGTTGAGAAGCCCGTCGTCACCGACGAGGACGTCGAGACGCGTCTGACGGAGATGCGCGAGCGCTTCGCCACCCTCAAGTCCGTTGAGCGCGCGGTCGAACCGAAGGATTACGTCTCGATCGACATGGAGGCGAAGATCGGCGACGAGGTCGTCGACTCTGTCTCCGGCATCTCCTACCAGCTCGGCTCCGGCCAGCTGCTCGAGGGCATCGACGAGGCCCTCGAGGGCCTCCAGGCCGGCGAGACCGCCACGTTCTCGTCCACCCTTGCGGGCGGCGAGCACGAGGGTGAAGAGGCCGAGGTGACCGTCACGGTCCAGTCGGTCAAGGAATCGGAGCTTCCCGAGGCTGACGACGACTTCGCTCAGCTCGCCTCCGAGTTCGACACCCTCGACGAGTTCAAGGCCGACCTCCGCGAGACCGCGGAAAAGGACAAGACCACCGAGGTCGTCTACAGCGCCCGCGATCTGCTTCTCGAGGAGCTCAACAAGCTCGTCGAGGTTCCGGTTCCCGCCCGCGTCATCGACGCCGAGATCAAGCGTCACCTCGAGGCCGAGGGCAAGGAAGAGGGTGACCCCCACGGCGATGAGATCCGCGAGGACACCGAGAAGGGCTTCCGCGATCAGATGATCCTCGAGGCCGTCAGCGAGAAGCTCGACGTCACCATCGGCCAGGACGAGCTGCTTGAGTTCATGGTCCAGCAGGCACAGATGTACGGCATGGACCCGAACCAGTTCCTCCAGGCCGCTGTCCAGACCAACCAGGTCAGCGCGTTCGCCGGTGAGCTCACCCGCAACAAGGCCCTCATCCTCGCCCTGCGCGAGGTCAAGGTCGTCGACACCGACGGCGAGCCTGTCGATGTCACGTCGGTCATCGACGAGAACGAGGACGCGGTCGAGGAGAACGCGAAGGCCGCTGCCGCGGTCGCCGAGGAACCGGCGGACGTGACTGTCGATGCCGACGAGACCCCGGCAGCCGACGAGACCCCGGCTGAGGAGTCTGCAGACGAGCCGGCTGAGGCCGAGGAGAAGCCGAAGAAGGCCCCCGCCAAGAAGGCTCCGGCCAAGAAGGCGCCCGCGAAGAAGGCACCGGCCAAGAAGGCTGAGAAGGCCGACGAGGAGGCCGAGAAGGCTCCGGCGAAGAAGGCTCCGGCCAAGAAGGCGCCTGCCAAGAAGGCTCCGGCCAAGAAGACTGAGAAGGTCGACGAGGACGAGAAGTAG
- a CDS encoding flavodoxin family protein, translating to MKAMVIYESAWGNTRTIADAIAEGLDTDPPISVEHADPLSGLKVDLLVLGGPTHAFGLSRASTREDAHRRGGELLRTGLREWIEEASSSSLRVAIFDTKVHRPNLPGSAGKSASRKLHRIGCRVVAGPEHFLVEDYGGPLLPGEVDRAREWGRDLRGVT from the coding sequence ATGAAGGCCATGGTCATCTATGAATCGGCCTGGGGCAATACAAGGACAATCGCCGACGCCATCGCGGAGGGCCTCGACACGGATCCTCCGATCAGCGTCGAACACGCTGACCCACTCTCAGGGCTCAAAGTCGACCTCCTCGTCCTCGGAGGTCCGACGCACGCCTTCGGCCTCTCCCGGGCGAGCACCCGGGAGGACGCACACCGGCGCGGGGGCGAGCTGCTGAGAACCGGCCTGAGGGAGTGGATTGAGGAGGCCTCCTCCTCATCTCTCAGGGTGGCGATCTTCGACACGAAGGTTCATCGGCCCAACCTCCCCGGGTCTGCCGGCAAGAGCGCCTCGAGGAAACTGCACCGCATCGGATGCCGAGTGGTCGCGGGCCCCGAGCACTTCCTCGTCGAGGACTACGGCGGCCCGCTGCTGCCCGGCGAGGTGGACCGTGCTCGCGAGTGGGGCCGCGATCTCCGCGGGGTCACCTGA
- the arfB gene encoding alternative ribosome rescue aminoacyl-tRNA hydrolase ArfB — protein MDDLHIPPGPGSPGGMVVPAADLIEQFSRSSGPGGQGVNTADSRVQLSLDLATTTALTDIQRQRALARLSSRLTGSVLTITASEHRSQLRNRAAARERLSALLREALMPEVPRRRTKPTAGSRRRRLEGKRMRAEIKRNRRRPLP, from the coding sequence ATGGACGACCTGCATATCCCACCCGGACCCGGCTCGCCGGGCGGTATGGTCGTGCCTGCGGCCGACCTCATCGAGCAGTTCTCCCGGTCATCCGGCCCGGGCGGCCAGGGCGTCAACACGGCGGACTCGCGCGTCCAGCTGTCACTCGACCTGGCAACGACGACGGCGCTCACGGACATCCAGCGTCAGCGGGCGCTCGCACGGCTGTCGAGCCGCCTGACCGGTTCCGTCCTCACAATCACCGCCTCGGAGCATCGGTCGCAGCTGCGCAATAGGGCGGCCGCGCGCGAACGGCTGTCTGCCCTTCTGCGGGAGGCACTCATGCCAGAGGTGCCGCGCAGGCGTACGAAGCCGACCGCGGGTTCGCGGCGGCGCAGGCTCGAGGGCAAGAGGATGAGAGCCGAGATCAAGCGGAATCGGCGCAGACCGCTTCCCTGA